One window of the Thermasporomyces composti genome contains the following:
- a CDS encoding potassium/proton antiporter has protein sequence MTPNELNAILFGALLVLLVAVAAVRLAVRAGLPLLLVFLTIGLAIGEAGLGLEFENATLTQELGLIALGVILAEGGLTTRWSVIRPVLGLSVTLATVGVLITVAITAVLAHLFLGLDWRTAILVAAAVGSTDAAAVFSVLRRLHLRPRMAAALEAESGFNDPPVVILVTLVLSDAWTDANPIAAAGQVLYQLVVGVLVGLVAGRVGEWVLSRSALPAAGLYPVATMALALLAYAGAGLAGASGLLAAYVAGVWLGNAQLPHKRATMGFAEGMAWVAQIGLFVLLGLLASPSRLLGVLVPALIVGGALLLVARPLTVFLCSVWFRVPWREQAFMSWAGLRGAVPIVVSTLPLSAGIPTAHEIFDIVFVLVVVFILIQAPVLPFLARRLGVADEPTRELNIEAAPLEEAHADILQVAVPEGSGLIGVYIDELRLPRHAAVSLIVRGGHTFVPDQSTAIAAGDQLLVVVEASARGETERRLRAVGRAGRLARWFGEQGQERPSQPSPRPSRLFGRQRRPQPAPTHARRRA, from the coding sequence GTGACCCCGAACGAGCTCAATGCGATCCTCTTCGGCGCGCTGCTCGTGCTGCTCGTTGCCGTGGCCGCGGTGCGTCTGGCGGTCCGTGCCGGTCTGCCGTTGCTCCTCGTCTTCCTCACGATCGGGTTGGCGATCGGAGAGGCGGGCCTCGGACTGGAGTTCGAGAACGCGACGCTGACCCAGGAACTCGGCCTCATCGCCCTCGGCGTCATCCTCGCCGAAGGTGGTCTCACCACCCGCTGGTCGGTGATTCGGCCCGTCCTCGGGCTCTCGGTGACGCTGGCGACGGTCGGCGTGCTGATCACCGTCGCCATCACAGCAGTCCTGGCCCATCTGTTCCTCGGCCTCGATTGGCGCACCGCGATTCTGGTGGCCGCCGCCGTGGGGTCGACTGACGCCGCGGCTGTCTTCTCCGTGCTGCGTCGCCTTCACCTGCGACCTCGGATGGCCGCGGCGCTCGAGGCCGAGTCGGGTTTCAACGACCCGCCCGTCGTCATCCTCGTCACCCTGGTTCTGTCCGACGCCTGGACGGATGCGAACCCCATCGCCGCCGCCGGTCAGGTCCTCTACCAGCTCGTCGTCGGCGTCCTGGTCGGCCTGGTCGCCGGTCGGGTCGGCGAGTGGGTACTCTCCCGCAGCGCGCTCCCCGCCGCCGGGCTCTACCCAGTCGCCACGATGGCGCTCGCGCTGCTCGCCTACGCGGGCGCGGGCCTCGCCGGCGCCAGCGGACTGCTCGCGGCGTACGTCGCGGGCGTGTGGCTGGGTAACGCCCAACTCCCCCACAAGCGAGCCACCATGGGCTTCGCCGAGGGCATGGCGTGGGTCGCCCAGATCGGCCTCTTCGTGCTCCTGGGCCTGCTGGCCAGCCCGTCGCGCCTGCTCGGCGTGCTGGTCCCCGCGCTCATCGTCGGGGGAGCACTCCTCCTGGTCGCCCGACCACTCACGGTGTTCCTCTGCTCCGTCTGGTTCCGCGTCCCCTGGCGTGAGCAGGCGTTCATGTCCTGGGCAGGGCTCCGCGGCGCCGTGCCCATCGTGGTGTCGACCCTTCCGCTCAGCGCGGGGATTCCCACCGCCCACGAGATCTTCGACATCGTCTTCGTGCTCGTGGTCGTGTTCATCCTCATCCAGGCTCCGGTGCTGCCCTTCCTCGCCCGGCGCCTGGGTGTGGCCGACGAGCCGACCCGCGAGCTCAACATCGAAGCCGCGCCGCTGGAGGAAGCCCACGCCGACATCCTCCAGGTGGCGGTCCCCGAAGGCAGTGGCCTCATCGGGGTCTACATCGACGAGCTTCGGCTGCCGCGCCACGCGGCCGTGAGCCTCATCGTCCGAGGCGGACACACCTTCGTGCCCGACCAAAGCACCGCGATCGCCGCGGGTGACCAGCTGCTCGTGGTGGTCGAGGCCTCGGCGCGCGGGGAGACCGAGCGCCGCCTGCGCGCGGTCGGTCGTGCCGGCCGGCTCGCCCGGTGGTTCGGCGAGCAAGGTCAAGAGCGGCCATCGCAGCCGAGCCCGCGGCCGAGTCGCCTCTTCGGGCGACAGCGACGGCCGCAGCCCGCACCGACCCACGCACGACGACGTGCCTAA